The genomic DNA CCGTCGGCTACGCCATGCCGGAAGAATGGGCGGACCGGATCGGCCGCATCCGGGAGCGGGTCAAGAACAGCCAGCGGGCCACCCTGTCCGTGCATTGCCACAACGACCTCGGCCAGGCGGTGGCCAACTCCCTGATGGCGATCCAGCGCGGCGCCCGCCAGGTGGAGTGCACCATCAACGGCATCGGCGAGCGGGCCGGCAACGCGTCTCTCGAGGAGATCGTGATGGCGCTGCGGACCCGCAAGGACTTCTTCAACGCCGACACCGGGGTCCGGACCGAGGAGATCTACCGGACGTCGAGGCTCCTCTCTCACATCACCGGCATCCACGTCCAGCCCAACAAGGCCATCGTGGGCGAGAATGCCTTCGCCCACGAGGCGGGCATTCACCAGGACGGCGTGCTCAAGGAGAAGCTCACCTACGAGATCATGCGCCCGCAGGACATCGGGCGGCCGTCGAACAAGCTCGTCCTCGGCAAGCACTCGGGGCGCCACGCCTTCAAGATCCGCCTCCGGGACCTCGGGGTCGACCTCGACGGGCCGGAGCTCGACAAGGCGTTCAGGCGGTTCAAGGATCTGGCCGACAAGAAGAAGGAGGTCTACGACGAGGACCTCCTGGCGATCGTCAACGAGGAGATGGCCCAGATCCCGGAGACCTACGGCCTCGACTACCTCCACTTCATGTCGGGGACCGGACTCATTCCCTCGGCGACGGTCCGGCTCCGGCGCGAGGACCAGATGTTCCAGGACTCGGGAACCGGGGACGGCCCGGTGGAAGCGGTCTACGCCGCCATCGATGCGATCACCGGCATCAAGGGCCGGCTGCTCGATTACAACCTGCGCGCGGTGACCCAGGGACGC from Candidatus Methylomirabilota bacterium includes the following:
- a CDS encoding 2-isopropylmalate synthase, giving the protein MAEDRVIIFDTTLRDGEQSPGFSMNVVEKLEMARQLARLNVDVIEAGFPISSEEDFEAVREVAKTVGQLDSPPSICGLSRVGLGDIDRCWEAVKYARKPRIHTFVATSDIHLKYKLRKSRAEVLKASIEAVRHARGYCEDVEFSPEDASRSDFDYMCEVLEAVIDAGARTINIPDTVGYAMPEEWADRIGRIRERVKNSQRATLSVHCHNDLGQAVANSLMAIQRGARQVECTINGIGERAGNASLEEIVMALRTRKDFFNADTGVRTEEIYRTSRLLSHITGIHVQPNKAIVGENAFAHEAGIHQDGVLKEKLTYEIMRPQDIGRPSNKLVLGKHSGRHAFKIRLRDLGVDLDGPELDKAFRRFKDLADKKKEVYDEDLLAIVNEEMAQIPETYGLDYLHFMSGTGLIPSATVRLRREDQMFQDSGTGDGPVEAVYAAIDAITGIKGRLLDYNLRAVTQGRDAMGEVTVKVDVDGTVVVGKGSSTDVIEASARAYLNAVNRLVRPVAKPQVTEVGP